The following proteins come from a genomic window of Miscanthus floridulus cultivar M001 chromosome 2, ASM1932011v1, whole genome shotgun sequence:
- the LOC136540785 gene encoding mitochondrial inner membrane protein OXA1-like: protein MAFSARRSLATSLSNHFSRRLHPSISLLVPPHHGHSDPAPSPSSSSPVPPPRPQSQQPAPPFPSAHPWASRSRALAPSPLPFALHLATHPYSSASAPGTDVLTDAAAADPVSELLSDGVASVPLPPAPYPGEVAAAAAESFPPVAALQHLLDAVQSFTGLNWWATIALTTVMIRLVTVPLLINQMKSTMKLNDMRPEIEAINEEMRNSTDPRSMEVGKQKLGELFLRHGVTPLTPLKGLFIQGPMFMSFFFAISNMVEKVPSMKGGGLYWFTDLTTPDNFFILPVLTSLTFLATVELNMQDGMEGNPMAKTMKKVSRFFGVMFVPFTIGFPKAIFFYWVTSNFFSLVYGAVIRNPAVRLSLNIPPLESHPTPAQVQPLNLLGRPESSPGVDSPISDKECEQSSSVLSDRIRDLEIRAKSRGGSQE, encoded by the exons ATGGCTTTCTCCGCGCGGAGGAGCCTCGCCACCAGCCTGTCCAACCACTTCTCCCGCCGCCTCCACCCCTCCATCTCACTCCTCGTCCCTCCCCACCACGGCCACTCCGACCCCgctccctccccctcctcctcctcccccgtgcCACCGCCTCGGCCCCAATCGCAGCAACCCGCACCACCGTTCCCCTCCGCGCATCCATGGGCGTCGAGATCCAGGGCCCTGGCCCCCTCCCCCCTCCCATTCGCTCTCCACCTCGCCACCCACCCCTACTCCTCCGCCTCGGCCCCAGGCACGGACGTCTTgacggacgccgccgccgcggaccCCGTGTCGGAGCTGCTCTCGGATGGGGTGGCGTCCGTCCCCTTGCCGCCGGCGCCGTACCCCGGGGAGGTCGCTGCCGCCGCGGCCGAATCATTTCCTCCGGTCGCGGCCCTGCAGCACCTCCTGGACGCCGTGCAATCCTTCACCGGGCTCAACTG GTGGGCGACTATTGCGCTGACGACGGTGATGATCCGGTTAGTGACTGTCCCGTTGCTCATCAACCAGATGAAGTCGACGATGAAGTTAAAT GATATGAGACCAGAAATTGAAGCCATCAATGAAGAGATGCGAAAT TCAACTGATCCAAGATCAATGGAAGTGGGGAAACAGAAATTGGGCGAGCTGTTCCTTAG ACATGGTGTGACTCCATTGACACCATTGAAGGGTCTATTCATACAGGGACCTATGTTCATGAGCTTTTTCTTTGCT ATATCAAATATGGTTGAGAAAGTCCCCTCTATGAAAGGAGGTGGTTTGTATTGGTTTACTGATTTGACGACTCCTGATAATTTTTTCATCCTCCCAGTGTTAACATCACTGACCTTTCTGGCCACAGTAGAG CTTAATATGCAAGATGGCATGGAAGGAAATCCTATGGCAAAAACAATGAAAAAGGTCtctagattttttggagttaTGTTTGTTCCATTTACAATAGGCTTTCCAAAG GCAATTTTCTTTTACTGGGTCACATCAAACTTTTTCTCACTTGTTTATGGTGCTG TTATCCGGAATCCGGCTGTAAGACTCTCCTTAAATATTCCTCCCTTGGAATCTCATCCTACACCTGCACAAGTGCAGCCCTTAAACCTGTTGGGCAGACCTGAGTCAAGCCCTGGAGTCGATTCTCCTATTTCCGACAAGGAATGTGAGCAATCGAGTTCTGTGCTAAGTGACCGTATCAGAGATCTCGAGATAAGGGCTAAATCAAGGGGTGGATCTCAGGAGTAA